In Segatella copri, the DNA window ATAAGCGCGGAATAGAAAGATACGGCTACTGTCTGCCGATGGATGATTGTCTCTGTCAGGTAGCATTGGATTTCGGTGGCCGTCCATGGCTGATTTGGGATGCCGAGTTCCACAGAGAGAAGGTGGGCGAAATGCCAACCGAGATGTTCAAGCATTTCTTCAAGAGTCTGAGTGATGCGGCAAAGATGAACCTCAACATCAAGGCTGAGGGCGAGAACGAGCATCATAAGATAGAAGGCATCTTCAAGGCGCTTGCCCGTTCGCTGAAAATGGCGGTAAAGAGAGACATCTACCACTTCGAGCTTCCTAGTTCTAAGGGAATGCTGTAAGAAGTTTATAGTTAAGAGTTTATAGTTTATAGATGACTGTTGCTATAAACTATAAACTCTTAACTATAAACTATTATTAGAACTTTGTCATGAACTCCACAACAATCTTATCTTTTTCTGAAACTTTAGCTATGCCACCTTTACGATAGAAATATTTCTCGTAGTTGATACGGATATCAGAGATGAATGGCTTGGCAAGGCTCAGGGTTACACCGCCCGTAACACGATGGCGCTTGTAATCGTTGATTTTCAAGGCACCGAGTTCGGTATCAGAACCGCCATATCGGGTACCATCACTATGGTCGCTCATGAAATCATATCTTGCCAAAGGAGAAACCTTCCTGATGATGCTCTTGGGATTAGCCACCGGAATATCATAGCAAACGAAACCATCGAATGCATGAACATCGTGGAAAGCATCCTTGCTGTAATGTTTGTAAAGATACTCTACCTCAGCTATGAAACCACTCTTGTGGAAGGTGATACCGCCATCATACATCGTTACCGTAACATCAGATGGCTTGATCTTCTGGGTACTCAACACCAGGTTCACATTCGGAAAGAGGAACTGAGCCTTGGCTGAATAGTTAACACCCTTGGTCCAGTAATCTTTCTGGTTGGTCAAGCCCGAACCGTTGAAGATACCGGCATTCACCACGATAGGAAAACCTACATTCCAGGTGTATCCGATTTCAGCACCCACGTCGCGCACGTTGCCCACCTGCTTGGCGATGAACG includes these proteins:
- a CDS encoding OprO/OprP family phosphate-selective porin, translated to MKKKTYLLMALTMVSMGMNAQNTEKSSVEKGIEEFTKSMTIGGTIRSKYEYQTEEGEGRFEVRTARINVAGNVTPQVSYKAEIDLCDEGKIKMLDAYTRIKPWKTLQLTIGQERVPFTIDAHRSPHQQYFANRSFIAKQVGNVRDVGAEIGYTWNVGFPIVVNAGIFNGSGLTNQKDYWTKGVNYSAKAQFLFPNVNLVLSTQKIKPSDVTVTMYDGGITFHKSGFIAEVEYLYKHYSKDAFHDVHAFDGFVCYDIPVANPKSIIRKVSPLARYDFMSDHSDGTRYGGSDTELGALKINDYKRHRVTGGVTLSLAKPFISDIRINYEKYFYRKGGIAKVSEKDKIVVEFMTKF